Proteins from a genomic interval of Tenacibaculum sp. SZ-18:
- a CDS encoding acyl-CoA thioesterase: MNSNKIYSTSRTVVSKEIDELNHVNNVVYVQWVQDVAKMHWEELTKYVSGNNYIWVVLKHEIDYKNQAALGDVVTLKTWVGETAGVKSVRHVDIYKDDILLVTAKTTWCLLNSKTFKPTRITENITNLLLQQ; the protein is encoded by the coding sequence ATGAATTCAAACAAAATTTATAGTACTTCAAGAACTGTTGTTTCAAAAGAAATAGATGAATTAAATCATGTTAATAATGTTGTCTATGTCCAATGGGTGCAAGATGTCGCAAAAATGCATTGGGAAGAATTAACAAAATACGTTTCTGGTAATAATTATATCTGGGTGGTTTTAAAACATGAAATTGATTATAAAAATCAGGCAGCTTTAGGTGATGTCGTTACTTTAAAGACTTGGGTTGGTGAGACTGCAGGTGTTAAATCTGTTCGACATGTTGATATATATAAAGATGATATTTTATTGGTTACAGCAAAAACAACTTGGTGTTTATTAAATAGCAAAACTTTTAAACCAACAAGAATTACTGAAAACATAACGAATTTGCTGTTACAGCAGTAA
- a CDS encoding MATE family efflux transporter produces the protein MNQIANELSTEKVSTLLLKQSVPASIGILVMSINMIVDTIFVGQWIGVLAIAAITVVLPIGFLISSIGMAIGIGGSSVISLALGADKVEKAKKVFGNQISLTTLSSIILVTTCLLFEESVLKLFGANGNILDPALPYFRIIIIGVPFLAYAMMGNPIIRALGKPTYAMIALILPAIANIILDIIFIKVLDWGMFGAGLATSISYAVCGLFIVGFLLSKKSNLKIGFNYLKLEKSIISEISSLGSITLVRQGTVSILTIILNYSLYKYGNETSVAVFGIINRLMMFIFFPVFGIVQGFLPIAGYNYGAKLYERVKDVLNTANKYGTLICIFIFISVYLFNYEMTAIFTNDAELLEQTPNAILTTLLATPFIAFQLVGASYFQAVGKAKPALILTLLRQSIFLIPFIIVLPMFFGLNGIWFSFPISDLLATVVTFFYVRKEVSLLKN, from the coding sequence ATGAACCAAATTGCCAATGAACTTTCTACAGAGAAAGTAAGTACTTTATTGTTAAAGCAGTCCGTTCCTGCATCAATTGGAATATTAGTAATGTCAATAAATATGATTGTTGACACAATTTTTGTAGGACAATGGATTGGTGTGCTTGCAATTGCGGCAATTACAGTTGTTCTACCTATTGGATTTTTAATTTCTTCTATTGGAATGGCCATTGGTATTGGAGGAAGTTCAGTTATTTCATTGGCATTAGGAGCTGATAAAGTAGAAAAAGCTAAAAAAGTATTTGGAAATCAAATTAGCTTAACCACACTTTCATCTATTATTCTTGTTACTACTTGTTTACTCTTTGAAGAATCTGTGCTAAAATTATTTGGTGCAAATGGTAATATTTTGGATCCGGCATTGCCTTATTTTAGAATAATAATTATTGGTGTACCTTTTTTAGCCTATGCTATGATGGGAAATCCGATTATTAGAGCCTTAGGAAAACCAACCTATGCAATGATTGCATTAATTTTACCCGCCATAGCTAACATCATTTTAGATATTATATTTATTAAAGTTTTAGATTGGGGAATGTTCGGTGCAGGTTTAGCAACTTCAATTTCTTATGCAGTTTGTGGACTTTTTATTGTAGGGTTTTTACTTTCAAAAAAGAGTAATTTAAAAATAGGTTTTAACTATTTAAAACTTGAAAAAAGCATTATTTCTGAAATTAGTTCTTTAGGAAGTATCACTCTAGTAAGACAAGGAACTGTAAGTATTCTTACAATTATTTTAAACTATTCATTGTATAAATATGGTAATGAGACATCTGTTGCGGTTTTTGGGATCATAAATAGACTAATGATGTTTATATTCTTTCCTGTTTTCGGAATTGTACAGGGTTTTTTACCAATTGCTGGTTATAACTATGGTGCAAAATTATATGAGCGTGTTAAAGATGTATTAAATACAGCAAATAAATACGGAACCCTTATTTGCATCTTTATATTTATTTCGGTTTATTTATTTAACTATGAGATGACAGCAATTTTCACCAACGATGCTGAATTATTAGAACAAACACCTAATGCAATTTTAACTACTCTTTTGGCAACTCCGTTTATTGCATTTCAATTGGTTGGAGCCTCTTATTTTCAAGCAGTTGGTAAAGCTAAGCCAGCCTTAATTCTAACTTTATTGAGACAATCAATTTTCTTAATTCCTTTTATAATTGTATTACCGATGTTTTTCGGACTTAATGGGATATGGTTCTCTTTTCCAATTTCTGATCTTTTAGCTACTGTTGTTACTTTCTTTTATGTGCGTAAGGAAGTTTCATTATTAAAAAATTAA
- a CDS encoding DUF2461 domain-containing protein, which produces MQIEKSTFDFLHRLSENNNRDWFAENKKDFDAVQNEVKQFYKTIQENLEVHDEIEKHKFFRIYRDVRFSKDKTPYKTHFAGSFSRSGAHLRGGYYLRIKPGESFLAGGFWEPNKEDLYRIRKEIEIDASEFREILADKTFNKYFGDKFEGDELKTAPKGFDKTHPDIDLLRKKGYLAVRNFTDEEVLSKKFLNEIDNSYLVMRPFFDLMSSVLTTNLNGESIL; this is translated from the coding sequence GCAAATAGAAAAATCAACCTTTGATTTCTTACATAGACTTTCGGAAAATAATAATAGAGATTGGTTTGCTGAAAACAAAAAAGACTTTGATGCTGTTCAAAATGAAGTAAAACAATTTTATAAAACCATACAGGAAAATTTAGAAGTACACGATGAAATTGAAAAGCATAAATTTTTCAGGATTTATCGTGACGTTCGTTTTTCTAAAGATAAAACACCATACAAAACTCATTTCGCAGGATCTTTTTCGAGAAGTGGAGCACATTTACGAGGTGGATATTATTTAAGAATAAAACCAGGCGAGAGTTTTCTAGCTGGAGGGTTTTGGGAACCGAACAAAGAAGATTTGTATAGAATCAGAAAAGAAATTGAAATCGATGCTTCTGAGTTCAGGGAAATTTTAGCTGATAAAACGTTTAATAAATATTTCGGTGATAAATTTGAAGGAGACGAATTAAAGACTGCTCCAAAAGGTTTTGATAAGACTCATCCAGATATTGATTTACTTCGTAAAAAAGGATATTTGGCAGTTCGTAATTTTACTGATGAAGAAGTATTATCGAAGAAATTTTTAAATGAAATTGATAATTCATATTTGGTAATGAGACCATTTTTTGATTTAATGAGTTCTGTGCTTACCACCAATCTTAATGGAGAATCAATACTTTAG